Proteins encoded together in one Staphylococcus aureus window:
- a CDS encoding HD domain-containing protein, translating into MQQSDVISAAKKYMESIHQNDYTGHDIAHVYRVTALAKSIAENEGVNDTLVIELACLLHDTVDEKVVDANKQYVELKSFLSSLSLSTEDQEHILFIINNMSYRNGKNDHVTLSLEGQIVRDADRLDAIGAIGVARTFQFAGHFGEPMWTEHMSLDKINDDLVEQLPPSAIKHFFEKLLKLESLMHTDTAKMIAKERHDFMMMYLKQFFTEWNCHD; encoded by the coding sequence ATGCAACAATCAGACGTCATTAGTGCTGCCAAAAAATATATGGAATCTATTCATCAAAATGATTATACAGGCCATGATATTGCGCATGTATATCGTGTCACTGCTTTAGCTAAATCAATCGCTGAAAATGAAGGTGTTAATGATACTTTAGTCATTGAACTCGCATGTTTGCTTCATGATACCGTTGACGAAAAAGTTGTAGATGCTAACAAACAATATGTTGAATTGAAGTCATTTTTATCTTCTTTATCACTATCAACCGAAGATCAAGAGCACATTTTATTTATTATTAATAATATGAGCTATCGCAATGGCAAAAATGATCATGTCACTTTATCTTTAGAAGGTCAAATTGTCAGGGATGCAGATCGTCTTGATGCTATAGGCGCTATAGGTGTTGCACGAACATTTCAATTTGCAGGACACTTTGGTGAACCTATGTGGACAGAACATATGTCACTAGATAAGATTAATGATGATTTAGTTGAACAGTTGCCACCATCTGCAATTAAACATTTCTTTGAAAAATTACTTAAGTTAGAATCTTTAATGCATACAGATACGGCGAAGATGATTGCTAAAGAACGTCACGACTTTATGATGATGTACTTGAAACAGTTTTTTACGGAATGGAATTGTCACGACTAG
- the thiE gene encoding thiamine phosphate synthase: MFNQSYLNVYFICGTSDVPSHRTIHEVLEAALKAGITLFQFREKGESALKGNDKLVLAKELQHLCHQYDVPFIVNDDVSLAKEINADGIHVGQDDAKVKEIAQYFTDKIIGLSISDLDEYAKSDLTHVDYIGVGPIYPTPSKHDAHIPVGPEMIATFKEMNPQLPIVAIGGINTNNVAPIVEAGANGISVISAISKSENIEKTVNRFKDFFNN, translated from the coding sequence ATGTTTAACCAATCGTATCTAAATGTGTATTTTATTTGTGGGACCTCCGATGTTCCGAGTCATCGAACTATTCATGAAGTATTAGAAGCAGCATTAAAGGCAGGGATTACACTTTTCCAATTTCGAGAAAAGGGTGAATCAGCTTTAAAAGGAAACGATAAACTTGTATTAGCTAAAGAATTACAGCATCTCTGTCATCAATATGATGTGCCTTTTATCGTTAATGATGATGTATCCTTGGCAAAAGAAATTAACGCGGATGGTATACATGTCGGTCAAGATGATGCGAAAGTCAAAGAGATAGCACAATATTTCACTGATAAAATTATTGGACTTAGTATTAGTGATTTAGATGAGTATGCAAAATCTGATTTAACTCATGTTGATTATATAGGTGTTGGACCAATCTATCCTACGCCGTCGAAGCATGACGCGCATATACCAGTAGGTCCAGAAATGATTGCAACGTTTAAAGAAATGAATCCGCAACTACCGATTGTAGCTATTGGCGGTATCAATACTAATAATGTGGCGCCGATTGTAGAAGCAGGTGCCAATGGAATTTCAGTCATTTCAGCCATTTCTAAAAGTGAAAATATTGAAAAGACTGTTAATCGATTCAAAGATTTTTTTAATAATTAG
- the tenA gene encoding thiaminase II gives MEFSQKLYQAAKPIINDIYEDDFIQKMLSGDIGADALRHYLKADAAYLKEFTNLYALLIPKMNSMNDVKFLVEQIEFMVEGEVLAHDILAQIVGESYEEIIKTKVWPPSGDHYIKHMYFQAHSRENAIYTIAAMAPCPYIYAELAKRSQSDHKLNREKDTAKWFDFYSTEMDDIINVFEALMNKLAESMSDKELEQVKQVFLESCIHERRFFNMAMTLEQWEFGGKVND, from the coding sequence ATGGAATTTTCACAAAAATTGTACCAAGCTGCAAAGCCAATCATTAATGATATTTATGAGGATGACTTTATTCAGAAGATGTTATCCGGAGATATAGGAGCTGACGCATTACGCCATTACTTAAAAGCTGATGCTGCGTATTTAAAAGAATTTACAAACTTATATGCTTTGTTAATTCCAAAAATGAATAGCATGAATGACGTAAAATTTTTAGTAGAGCAAATAGAATTTATGGTTGAAGGTGAAGTACTTGCGCATGATATTTTAGCGCAAATTGTTGGTGAATCATACGAAGAAATCATTAAAACAAAAGTTTGGCCTCCAAGTGGCGACCATTACATAAAACATATGTATTTCCAAGCGCATAGTCGTGAAAATGCTATTTATACAATTGCTGCAATGGCACCTTGTCCATATATTTATGCAGAATTAGCTAAGCGCTCTCAAAGTGATCATAAGCTTAATAGAGAAAAAGATACGGCAAAATGGTTTGATTTTTATAGTACTGAAATGGATGACATAATTAACGTATTTGAGGCATTAATGAATAAATTAGCCGAATCAATGTCTGACAAGGAATTGGAACAAGTAAAGCAAGTATTTTTAGAAAGTTGCATACATGAGCGTCGATTTTTCAATATGGCTATGACACTAGAACAATGGGAATTTGGAGGAAAAGTAAATGATTAA
- the cls gene encoding cardiolipin synthase: MIELLSIALKHSNIILNSIFIGAFILNLLFAFTIIFMERRSANSIWAWLLVLVFLPLFGFILYLLLGRQIQRDQIFKIDKEDKKGLELIVDEQLAALKNENFSNSNYQIVKFKEMIQMLLYNNAAFLTTDNDLKIYTDGQEKFDDLIQDIRNATDYIHFQYYIIQNDELGRTILNELGKKAEQGVEVKILYDDMGSRGLRKKGLRPFRNKGGHAEAFFPSKLPLINLRMNNRNHRKIVVIDGQIGYVGGFNVGDEYLGKSKKFGYWRDTHLRIVGDAVNALQLRFILDWNSQATRDHISYDDRYFPDVNSGGTIGVQIASSGPDEEWEQIKYGYLKMISSAKKSIYIQSPYFIPDQAFLDSIKIAALGGVDVNIMIPNKPDHPFVFWATLKNAASLLDAGVKVFHYDNGFLHSKTLVIDDEIASVGTANMDHRSFTLNFEVNAFIYDQQIAKKLKQAFIDDLAVSSELTKARYAKRSLWIKFKEGISQLLSPIL; encoded by the coding sequence ATTCGCCTTTACCATTATTTTCATGGAAAGACGTTCTGCCAATTCTATCTGGGCTTGGTTACTAGTCTTAGTTTTCTTGCCTTTATTCGGCTTCATTTTATACTTACTATTAGGACGACAAATTCAACGTGACCAAATTTTCAAAATTGATAAGGAAGATAAAAAAGGATTAGAGTTAATCGTTGATGAGCAATTAGCTGCTTTAAAAAATGAAAACTTTTCAAATTCCAATTATCAAATTGTAAAATTTAAAGAAATGATTCAAATGTTGTTATATAATAACGCAGCATTTTTAACAACAGACAACGATTTAAAAATATACACAGACGGCCAAGAAAAATTTGATGACCTAATACAAGACATCCGTAATGCTACTGATTATATTCATTTTCAGTACTATATTATTCAAAATGATGAATTAGGTCGTACCATTTTAAATGAACTTGGTAAAAAAGCGGAACAAGGTGTAGAAGTTAAAATTCTTTATGATGACATGGGTTCTCGTGGACTGCGTAAAAAAGGCTTACGCCCGTTTCGCAATAAAGGTGGACATGCTGAAGCATTTTTCCCATCAAAATTACCTTTAATTAACTTGCGTATGAACAATCGAAACCATCGAAAAATTGTTGTAATAGATGGGCAAATTGGATATGTTGGTGGTTTTAATGTTGGTGATGAGTACTTAGGTAAATCAAAAAAATTCGGCTATTGGCGAGATACGCATTTACGAATTGTCGGGGATGCAGTGAATGCATTGCAATTACGATTTATTCTAGATTGGAATTCACAAGCCACACGTGACCACATCTCCTATGATGATCGTTATTTCCCAGATGTAAATTCTGGTGGAACAATTGGCGTTCAAATAGCTTCTAGTGGTCCTGACGAAGAATGGGAACAGATTAAATACGGCTATTTGAAAATGATTTCATCTGCTAAAAAATCGATTTATATTCAATCTCCCTATTTCATACCTGATCAAGCCTTTTTAGATTCTATTAAAATTGCGGCATTAGGTGGTGTTGATGTCAATATCATGATTCCTAATAAACCTGACCATCCGTTTGTTTTTTGGGCTACTTTAAAAAATGCAGCATCCTTATTAGATGCCGGTGTTAAAGTATTTCACTACGACAATGGCTTTTTACACTCAAAAACACTTGTTATAGATGATGAAATTGCAAGTGTGGGAACAGCTAATATGGACCATCGCAGTTTCACATTGAATTTCGAAGTCAACGCTTTTATTTATGACCAACAAATTGCCAAAAAATTAAAACAAGCTTTTATAGATGATTTAGCAGTATCTTCTGAATTAACAAAAGCACGTTATGCTAAGCGAAGTCTTTGGATTAAATTTAAAGAAGGTATTTCACAATTATTGTCACCTATCTTATAA
- the thiD gene encoding bifunctional hydroxymethylpyrimidine kinase/phosphomethylpyrimidine kinase: MIKPKIALTIAGTDPTGGAGVMADLKSFHSCGVYGMGVVTSIVAQNTLGVQHIHNLNHQWVDEQLDSVFNDTLPHAIKTGMIATADTMETIRHYLMQHESIPYVIDPVMLAKSGDSLMDNDTKQNLQHTLLPLADVVTPNLPEAEEITGLTIDSEEKIMQAGRIFINEIGSKGVIIKGGHSNDTDIAKDYLFTNEGVQTFENERFKTKHTHGTGCTFSAVITAELAKGRPLFEAVHKAKKFISMSIQYTPEIGRGRGPVNHFAYLKKEGLDDELSK; encoded by the coding sequence ATGATTAAACCTAAAATAGCATTAACCATTGCAGGTACTGATCCAACAGGTGGTGCCGGCGTAATGGCTGATTTAAAATCATTTCATTCATGTGGTGTATATGGTATGGGCGTCGTTACAAGTATTGTTGCTCAAAATACATTGGGCGTACAACATATTCATAATTTAAATCATCAATGGGTAGATGAACAACTTGATAGTGTCTTCAATGATACCTTACCTCATGCTATTAAAACGGGGATGATTGCTACAGCAGATACTATGGAAACGATTCGTCATTATTTAATGCAACATGAATCTATTCCATATGTAATTGATCCTGTTATGTTGGCGAAAAGCGGTGATTCATTAATGGATAATGACACAAAGCAAAACTTGCAGCATACGTTATTGCCATTAGCTGACGTAGTAACACCGAATTTACCAGAAGCTGAAGAAATAACGGGACTAACCATTGATAGTGAAGAAAAAATTATGCAGGCTGGCCGCATCTTTATTAATGAGATTGGTAGTAAAGGTGTCATCATTAAAGGCGGTCATTCAAATGATACTGATATAGCAAAAGATTATTTATTTACTAACGAAGGTGTTCAAACATTTGAAAATGAACGATTTAAAACAAAACATACGCATGGAACAGGGTGTACATTTTCAGCAGTTATAACGGCAGAACTTGCAAAAGGTAGACCATTATTTGAGGCTGTACACAAGGCTAAAAAGTTTATTTCAATGAGTATACAATATACGCCTGAAATCGGCCGTGGTAGAGGTCCAGTGAATCATTTTGCATATTTAAAGAAAGAGGGATTAGACGATGAATTATCTAAATAA
- the thiM gene encoding hydroxyethylthiazole kinase: MNYLNKIRIENPLTICYTNDVVKNFTANGLLSIGASPAMSEAPEEAEEFYKVAQALLINIGTLTAENEQDIIAIAQTANEAGLPIVFDPVAVGASTYRKQFCKLLLKSAKVSVIKGNASEILALIDDTATMKGTDSDANLDAVAIAKKAYATYKTAIVITGKEDVIVQDNKAFVLANGSPLLARVTGAGCLLGGVIAGFLFRETEPDIEALIEAVSVFNIAAEVAAENENCGGPGTFSPLLLDTLYHLNETTYQQRIRIQEVE; this comes from the coding sequence ATGAATTATCTAAATAAAATACGTATTGAAAACCCATTAACAATTTGTTATACAAACGATGTAGTTAAAAATTTTACAGCGAATGGTTTATTAAGTATTGGTGCTAGCCCTGCAATGAGTGAAGCTCCCGAAGAAGCTGAAGAATTTTACAAAGTTGCACAAGCGCTATTAATCAATATCGGTACTTTAACAGCAGAAAATGAACAAGATATTATTGCGATTGCTCAAACGGCAAATGAGGCAGGCTTACCTATTGTATTTGACCCTGTAGCTGTTGGTGCTTCTACATATCGAAAGCAATTTTGTAAATTATTATTGAAATCAGCGAAAGTATCAGTAATTAAAGGCAATGCATCTGAAATATTAGCGTTGATTGATGATACAGCAACTATGAAAGGTACAGATAGTGATGCTAATCTTGATGCGGTTGCAATAGCGAAAAAGGCTTACGCAACATATAAAACTGCAATAGTAATCACAGGTAAAGAGGACGTTATTGTTCAAGATAATAAAGCCTTCGTATTAGCTAATGGATCTCCATTATTAGCACGAGTAACTGGAGCTGGTTGTTTATTAGGAGGCGTTATTGCTGGATTTTTATTTAGAGAAACAGAACCAGACATAGAAGCGTTAATTGAAGCGGTAAGCGTATTTAATATTGCTGCTGAGGTAGCTGCTGAAAATGAAAATTGTGGTGGTCCTGGTACGTTTTCACCATTGTTGCTTGATACGTTATATCATTTAAATGAAACAACCTATCAACAACGGATTCGTATTCAAGAGGTGGAATAA
- the yidC gene encoding membrane protein insertase YidC, translating to MKKKALLPLFLGIMVFLAGCDYSKPEKRSGFFYNTFVDPMKNVLDWLGNNLLNDNYGLAIIILVLVIRIILLPFMLSNYKNSHMMRQKMKVAKPEVEKIQEKVKRARTQEEKMAANQELMQVYKKYDMNPIKSMLGCLPMLIQLPIIMGLYFVLKDQLVDGLFKYPHFLWFDLGRPDIWITIIAGVLYFIQAYVSSKTMPDEQRQMGYMMMVISPIMIIWISLSSASALGLYWSVSAAFLVVQTHFANIYYEKVAKKEVQPFIEAYEREHNGGSNKKGKNTQVVSKKKKK from the coding sequence ATGAAGAAAAAAGCGTTACTACCATTATTTTTAGGTATTATGGTCTTTTTGGCTGGTTGTGACTATTCTAAACCTGAAAAACGTAGTGGGTTTTTCTACAATACATTCGTAGATCCAATGAAAAATGTATTGGATTGGTTGGGAAATAACTTATTAAACGACAATTATGGTTTAGCTATTATTATCCTTGTATTGGTAATTCGTATTATTTTATTACCATTCATGTTGTCAAACTATAAAAATAGTCATATGATGCGTCAAAAAATGAAAGTTGCAAAGCCAGAAGTTGAAAAAATTCAAGAAAAAGTGAAACGTGCGCGTACACAAGAAGAAAAAATGGCTGCAAACCAAGAATTAATGCAAGTATATAAAAAGTATGACATGAACCCGATTAAGAGTATGTTGGGTTGTTTACCAATGCTAATCCAATTACCAATCATCATGGGATTATACTTTGTACTTAAAGACCAACTTGTAGATGGTTTGTTTAAATATCCACACTTCTTATGGTTCGATTTAGGACGTCCTGATATTTGGATTACAATTATTGCCGGTGTTTTATACTTTATCCAAGCATATGTATCAAGTAAAACGATGCCAGACGAACAACGTCAAATGGGTTACATGATGATGGTCATTTCACCAATTATGATTATCTGGATTTCATTAAGCTCAGCATCAGCACTTGGTTTGTACTGGTCAGTCAGTGCGGCGTTCCTTGTAGTTCAAACACACTTTGCGAACATTTATTATGAAAAAGTCGCTAAAAAAGAAGTACAACCTTTCATTGAAGCGTATGAAAGAGAGCACAACGGCGGCAGCAATAAAAAAGGCAAAAACACACAAGTTGTGTCTAAAAAGAAAAAGAAATAA